A window from Bacteroidales bacterium encodes these proteins:
- a CDS encoding peptidase domain-containing ABC transporter has protein sequence MSFPHYHQPDAMDCGPTCLRIVARYYGKHYNIQTLRERCYITREGVSMLGISRAAESIGFRTMGVKISFEQLLKEAPLPAIVHWNQSHFVVVYNITGKKGKEIVHVSDPGGGLVSFPREEFVRCWVSTVEEGEKRGVALLLEASPDFYSAQDEKPNKKSFRFLFNYLRPYKKLITQLLLGLILGSLLQLVFPFLTQSIVDKGIGNRNIGFIYLVLIAQMVLTLSRVSVEFIRGWILLHLGTRINISLISDFLVKLMRLPMGYFDAKMVGDLIQRINDNKRIESFLTGTTLNVMFSLVNLVIFGAVLLYYNVMIFSIFLFGSTIYALWVWLFMKKREELDYRRFAQMAANQSNVIQLIQGMQEIKLNSCEQQKRWEWERIQAKLFKVSVKGLALSQYQQSGAVLINEIKNIFITVIAAKSVVDGDMSLGMMLAVQYIIGQLNSPIDQLISFFNLTQDAKISLERLGEIHLRNDEEDIEDSRINDIPDDKSIELSNLGFRYDEPDSNLVLDDINIRIESGKQTAIVGTSGSGKTTLIKLLLGFYPPVKGEIRIGENNLTAFSISRWREQCGVVMQDGFIFSDTIANNIAPGVDRVDKIKLLHAANVANIADFIDSLPLGYNTKIGGEGHGLSQGQKQRILIARAVYKDPKFIFFDEATNALDANNEKVILENLQEFFKGRTVIVVAHRLSTVKNADQIVVLEKGKVVEVGTHKELSERKGAYYTLVKNQLEL, from the coding sequence ATGTCTTTCCCCCACTACCACCAACCCGATGCAATGGACTGCGGTCCAACATGCCTAAGGATTGTAGCACGATACTATGGTAAGCATTATAATATTCAGACTTTACGGGAGCGTTGCTATATAACCCGCGAGGGGGTTAGTATGCTTGGAATTAGCCGTGCAGCCGAAAGCATCGGTTTTCGTACAATGGGGGTTAAAATCAGCTTTGAGCAGTTGTTGAAAGAGGCACCTCTACCAGCCATTGTTCATTGGAATCAGAGCCATTTTGTTGTTGTTTATAATATTACAGGAAAAAAGGGTAAAGAGATTGTTCATGTTTCGGATCCTGGTGGTGGACTAGTGAGTTTCCCTCGTGAAGAATTTGTTCGTTGCTGGGTTTCGACTGTTGAGGAAGGCGAAAAGCGTGGTGTGGCACTACTTCTTGAGGCCTCTCCTGATTTTTATTCGGCACAAGACGAAAAACCTAATAAGAAGAGTTTCCGTTTCCTGTTCAACTACCTTCGTCCCTACAAAAAATTAATAACCCAACTTTTACTTGGGCTAATTCTTGGTAGCTTACTTCAATTGGTTTTTCCCTTCCTAACTCAAAGTATAGTTGATAAGGGTATTGGTAACCGCAATATTGGTTTTATTTACCTTGTGCTAATTGCTCAGATGGTACTAACCCTTAGTCGTGTGTCAGTTGAGTTTATAAGAGGATGGATACTACTGCATTTAGGAACACGAATAAATATATCCCTTATATCTGACTTTCTAGTTAAGTTGATGCGCCTACCCATGGGTTATTTCGATGCCAAAATGGTTGGTGATTTAATTCAACGCATTAATGATAATAAGCGAATAGAGAGTTTTTTGACTGGTACTACGCTGAATGTAATGTTTTCGCTGGTCAATCTAGTTATATTCGGTGCAGTTTTGCTTTACTATAATGTGATGATTTTCTCAATATTTCTTTTTGGAAGTACTATTTATGCCCTTTGGGTTTGGCTTTTCATGAAGAAACGAGAGGAGTTAGACTACCGTCGATTCGCACAGATGGCTGCAAACCAAAGCAATGTAATTCAGCTGATACAGGGAATGCAGGAGATTAAGCTGAATAGTTGTGAGCAGCAGAAACGTTGGGAGTGGGAGCGTATTCAGGCAAAACTATTCAAGGTAAGTGTAAAGGGTCTTGCTCTTAGCCAGTACCAGCAAAGTGGAGCTGTCCTTATCAATGAGATTAAGAACATTTTTATTACTGTAATAGCGGCGAAGAGCGTGGTGGATGGTGATATGTCTTTGGGTATGATGCTTGCTGTACAGTACATCATAGGTCAGCTAAACAGCCCGATTGACCAGCTGATATCATTTTTTAACTTAACCCAGGATGCAAAGATAAGTCTTGAAAGGCTTGGCGAAATACACCTTCGAAACGATGAAGAGGATATTGAAGATTCACGGATTAATGATATACCTGATGATAAAAGCATTGAGCTGAGCAATCTTGGATTTCGTTATGACGAGCCAGACTCAAATCTGGTGCTTGATGATATTAATATTAGAATTGAATCTGGTAAACAAACAGCTATTGTAGGTACATCGGGAAGTGGAAAGACCACACTTATTAAGCTCCTTCTTGGTTTCTATCCACCTGTTAAAGGAGAAATTCGGATTGGAGAAAATAACCTTACTGCATTTAGTATTAGTCGTTGGAGAGAGCAATGTGGTGTGGTGATGCAGGATGGATTCATATTTTCAGACACTATTGCAAATAATATTGCTCCTGGGGTTGATAGGGTTGATAAGATAAAATTGCTTCATGCTGCTAACGTTGCCAATATTGCTGATTTTATAGATTCGCTGCCACTTGGTTATAATACAAAGATTGGTGGTGAAGGTCATGGACTGAGCCAAGGACAGAAGCAAAGAATTCTTATTGCCCGTGCAGTTTATAAAGATCCAAAGTTTATCTTTTTCGATGAGGCGACGAATGCGCTTGATGCTAACAACGAGAAGGTTATTTTAGAAAACTTGCAGGAGTTTTTCAAAGGTAGGACGGTTATTGTTGTAGCGCACCGTTTAAGTACAGTTAAAAATGCAGATCAGATAGTTGTACTGGAAAAAGGGAAGGTGGTTGAAGTGGGTACGCATAAGGAATTAAGCGAGAGGAAGGGTGCGTACTATACATTAGTAAAAAACCAGCTGGAACTTTAA
- the clpP gene encoding ATP-dependent Clp endopeptidase proteolytic subunit ClpP — protein MSQKNSEFEKYAIRHRGISSLTLHNFQSMHGNYISPTIIEERQLNIATMDVFSRLMMDRIIFLGVPINDDVANIIQAQLLFLESSDPSKDIQIYLNTPGGSVYAGLGIYDTMQYISSDVATICTGMAASMGAVLLTAGAKGKRTALPHSRVMIHQPMGGAEGQASDIEITTREILKLRDELYNIVAKHSGNPFERIQKDSDRDYWMTAQEAKDYGMIDEVLVRIENK, from the coding sequence ATGAGCCAAAAAAATAGTGAATTCGAAAAGTATGCCATCAGGCATCGTGGAATTAGTAGTTTAACACTGCATAATTTTCAATCTATGCATGGTAACTATATCTCTCCAACTATTATCGAGGAGCGCCAGCTTAACATCGCAACCATGGATGTCTTCTCGCGCCTTATGATGGATAGGATAATATTCTTAGGAGTTCCAATAAATGATGATGTTGCAAATATTATTCAAGCTCAACTCCTTTTCCTTGAATCTTCGGATCCATCCAAAGACATTCAAATCTACCTTAATACACCGGGTGGTTCTGTTTATGCAGGACTAGGAATTTACGATACAATGCAGTACATAAGTTCCGATGTGGCAACAATCTGTACAGGAATGGCTGCATCAATGGGAGCTGTATTACTCACTGCAGGAGCAAAAGGTAAGCGAACAGCTCTTCCACATTCAAGGGTAATGATTCACCAACCAATGGGCGGAGCAGAGGGACAAGCTTCAGATATTGAAATCACCACTCGTGAGATTTTAAAACTGCGTGATGAACTTTATAATATAGTAGCTAAACATTCAGGTAACCCATTTGAGAGAATTCAAAAAGATTCTGATCGTGATTACTGGATGACTGCCCAGGAAGCAAAGGATTATGGTATGATTGATGAAGTATTGGTAAGAATTGAGAATAAATAG
- the tig gene encoding trigger factor has protein sequence MNILKEEIDALNAVLKVKIDKADYDPKVEETLKDYRKKATIKGFRPGHAPTSLINKLYRKPILVDEVNKIISESLSKYLVEQKLNILGEPLPSEQQKQIDWDTEENFEFAFDLGLVPEFELKFSKRDKIPYYSIKVDDKLREIYSDSYRRRNGSYKPVEITAENDLVKATLNELNPDESPKEGGVFVEGASISIALVANEDEKKKLIGLKAGDVVTIDTLKSFPNVADRAALLHIAKEKLTNVEPQFQLTVTETLTFEKAELNQEFFNKVYGEGVINNEKEFNSKLDEEISKNLVHESDYRLLIDLKDKLIEKFKIELPKDFLIRWLVAVNEGKHTREQIETEFPMFEKDLKWQLIRDKVAMENNLTVTEEEIHGFAMNFARNQFASYGMSQMPDEYLVSYADSVLKKDGEKRRIQEKLIEDKAVAVIREAVKLDEKEVTTDEFNNLK, from the coding sequence ATGAATATTTTAAAGGAAGAAATAGATGCGCTGAACGCAGTGCTAAAAGTTAAAATTGATAAGGCAGACTATGATCCTAAAGTGGAGGAGACGCTAAAAGACTATCGTAAAAAAGCGACTATTAAAGGCTTTAGACCAGGGCACGCTCCAACATCTCTTATCAATAAGTTGTATCGTAAACCCATTCTTGTAGATGAGGTAAATAAGATAATCTCAGAATCACTTTCTAAGTACCTTGTTGAGCAAAAGTTGAATATCCTTGGTGAACCATTACCGAGCGAACAACAAAAACAAATAGATTGGGATACAGAGGAAAATTTTGAATTTGCATTCGATCTTGGTTTAGTTCCTGAGTTTGAATTAAAATTTAGTAAGCGCGATAAAATTCCCTACTATTCTATTAAAGTTGATGATAAACTTCGCGAAATATACTCCGATAGCTATCGTCGTAGGAATGGAAGTTACAAACCTGTAGAAATTACTGCAGAAAATGATTTGGTTAAAGCAACCCTAAATGAGCTTAACCCAGATGAATCTCCAAAGGAGGGTGGCGTTTTTGTTGAAGGTGCTTCAATCTCAATCGCTTTGGTGGCCAATGAGGATGAGAAAAAAAAGTTAATTGGTTTAAAGGCTGGGGATGTTGTTACTATTGATACGTTAAAATCATTCCCAAATGTTGCGGATAGAGCAGCATTACTTCATATTGCCAAAGAAAAATTAACCAATGTTGAACCTCAATTTCAGCTAACTGTAACCGAAACGTTGACTTTTGAAAAAGCAGAACTAAATCAGGAGTTTTTTAATAAGGTTTATGGAGAAGGAGTAATAAATAACGAGAAAGAGTTCAATAGCAAATTGGATGAGGAGATAAGCAAAAACCTTGTACACGAGAGTGACTATCGTTTATTAATAGATTTAAAAGATAAATTGATTGAGAAGTTTAAGATTGAACTCCCAAAAGATTTCTTAATTCGTTGGTTAGTTGCCGTAAACGAAGGGAAACATACTCGTGAGCAGATCGAAACGGAGTTTCCTATGTTTGAGAAAGATCTAAAGTGGCAGCTAATTCGAGATAAGGTTGCTATGGAGAACAACCTAACCGTTACCGAGGAAGAGATTCACGGATTTGCCATGAATTTTGCACGTAATCAATTCGCATCTTATGGTATGAGCCAGATGCCAGATGAATATTTAGTTAGCTATGCCGATAGCGTTTTGAAGAAAGATGGTGAAAAGCGAAGAATCCAAGAAAAACTCATTGAAGATAAGGCTGTTGCAGTGATAAGAGAGGCCGTTAAACTCGATGAGAAGGAAGTAACCACGGATGAGTTTAACAATCTTAAATAA